AGAAGCGCGGGGTGCGCGCCAGCACGCCGTAGTCCACGCGCCCGCCACCCGAAGCGCAGGACTCGAACTCCACCTGCGGGAAACGCTGGTTGAGCGTATCCAGCAGCCGGTAAAACTGCTTCGTCTGCGCATCGGCCGCCAGCCGTCCCTGATGGCCCGGCTGCACCAGCTCACGGTTCATATCCCACTTCACGTAGGCGATCGGATGGCTGCCCAGCAGCCAGCTCAGGCGCTCCAGCAGATACTCAAACACCTCGGGATTGCTGAGGTCGAGGACGTACTGATAGCGGCCGGTCGGCTGCTGATAGCCCGGCAGCTGCAGCACCCAGTCGGGATGCGCGCGGAACAGATCGGAGTCCGGGTTGATCATCTCCGGCTCAACCCAGATGCCGAACGCCATGCCGAGCCGCCGGACGTGGTCGATTACCGGCATCAGCCCCGCCGGATATTTTTTCTCATCGAGATACCAGTCGCCGAGGCCGGCCTGGTCGTGGTCACGGCCGCGGAACCAGCCGTCGTCGATGATAAAGCGCTCGACGCCGATCGCGGCGGCACGGCTTGCCATCTGCATGATGTATTCCGGATCGTGATCGAAGTAGATGCCTTCCCAGGTATTGAGGTGCACCGGACGGGTGGCACCGGCGGAAAAGGGGATCCGCGCCTGGCGCAGCCACGCGTGAAACGCCTGGCTCATACCGTTCAGGCCGTTGGCAGAGCGGGTGGCACAGACCCACGGCGTGGAGAACTCCGCCCCCTCTTCCAGCGCGATCTCTCCCGGCAGGTAGAGCGCTTCCGCCTGCACCACGCGGCGGCCATCGGTTTTGATGTCGGCACGCAGGCGATGGTTGCCGCTCCAGGCGAGGTGAACGCCCCAGACTTCGCCGCGCTGCTCGCTGAAGCCCGTATCGCCCAGCACAAAGCCCGGGAAGTATTCGTGGGAGCTGCGCCCGCGGCGGCTCTCCTGGATAAAGCCGCCGTGCGCCAGGTTAACGCGGTGGGTGTGGAACTCCCTGAGCCAGCGGCCGTGGAAGGCCATCACCTCGGCAGCGCGCTCCGGCACCGGCAGCGTTACGGCCAGGCGGTGCAGCTGCCACGGCAGGGCGTGCAGGTTTTTCAGCGTGTGGCGCACCTGCAGCACGCCGGTGTCGGCGTCGAGACGCAGCTCGCTGGTTAAGCGCAGCCCGGCCTGCGGGTCTTCGGCGGTGACGGTCAGCAGGTCACCGGACAGCGCCACCGCGCTGGTGGTAAAAATGGGTGCGGCGTCCAGCCCCTCGCGGTGCCCTTCAATACCGGGGGAGCCAAACTGGCCGCGCCCGTACTCCATCGCCAGCGTCAGCGGCAGGTCGACGTCCAGTCTGCCGTTGGCAATCGGGCGCTGCAGCGACTGCACGTCCTCGGCGGAGAAGCATGCCAGCGTCGGTCCCCAGTAGACTATTTCGGCGTAAGGTCGGCAGCGCACCACCAGATCGCTGGTGGCGCTGCGCAGTCGTACAATATCGTTATTCATATCTGGCCCCTGTGTCATTGATGAGGCCATAGTTGATCTTAAACGTTTAAGTGATCAACTTAAACGTTTAAGAAATGTGATTGCGTTAAAAAAAATGCCATTACTGGCATAAGGTATTAATCAGGGTGCACCACGCTGAAACAGGGGGGTCCAGGCGTTAAACGGCGGGGAAAAGCTCAGCCTGTGCAGGGAAAGGTGGTGATCCCCTGGCGCAGCACCGGCTGCCACAGCACCTGGATCGACCCGGCCGGTTCACCGGCGATCAGCGCCAGGGTCATGCGTGCAATCTGCGCACCGATCTCCTCGCGCGTCGACTGCACCACGGCGGTGGCGTCAATATTATTCAGCGAGTCGTCCGGCAGGCCGTCATAGATAACCAGCGCGATCGCATCCGGCCCGGTCAGCCTTCCCGCTTCGCGCAGGGCGGCCACCGCCCCTTCGCCCTGAATATTGCCGTCGGTGAGGATCGCCGTCGGCGGGGAGTGCTGCGCCAGCAGCTCCAGCGTGGCGCGGTAGCCGGCGCGGCGCGTGGCGTCCACCGCGCGGAACCCGACGTCAGGCGACAGCCCGTGGCGCTGCAGCGCATCACGGTAGCCGGCACGGCGCTGCAGGATAAACGCCTGCTCACGGTCTTCGCTGAGCATGGCAATGCGCCGGTGCCCAAGGGCGATCAGATGTTCGGTGGCCATGCAGGCCCCCTGCTGGTTATCGAAGTCAAACCAGGCGTAAGGCTGCGGCAGCTGGCTGCGTCCGAGCGCCAGAAACGGCAGGTTTTTCTGCTGCA
This portion of the Erwinia sp. E602 genome encodes:
- a CDS encoding alpha-galactosidase, with product MNNDIVRLRSATSDLVVRCRPYAEIVYWGPTLACFSAEDVQSLQRPIANGRLDVDLPLTLAMEYGRGQFGSPGIEGHREGLDAAPIFTTSAVALSGDLLTVTAEDPQAGLRLTSELRLDADTGVLQVRHTLKNLHALPWQLHRLAVTLPVPERAAEVMAFHGRWLREFHTHRVNLAHGGFIQESRRGRSSHEYFPGFVLGDTGFSEQRGEVWGVHLAWSGNHRLRADIKTDGRRVVQAEALYLPGEIALEEGAEFSTPWVCATRSANGLNGMSQAFHAWLRQARIPFSAGATRPVHLNTWEGIYFDHDPEYIMQMASRAAAIGVERFIIDDGWFRGRDHDQAGLGDWYLDEKKYPAGLMPVIDHVRRLGMAFGIWVEPEMINPDSDLFRAHPDWVLQLPGYQQPTGRYQYVLDLSNPEVFEYLLERLSWLLGSHPIAYVKWDMNRELVQPGHQGRLAADAQTKQFYRLLDTLNQRFPQVEFESCASGGGRVDYGVLARTPRFWVSDNNDALERQTIQRGMSYFFPPEVMGQHIGHRRCHATQRQHSIGFRGLTALFGHMGIELDPVKADDEELEGYRHYIQLHKTLRPLLHGGISWRVDMPDDSVQVNGVVSQDGSQAVFMLAQLRMLRYSLAGNLCFPGLLPEAHYEVRLLDAPEIKTVREGGGAMRDLPAWLREPRVVSGAWLMQAGLALPVIAPESALLIGLTQVR
- a CDS encoding substrate-binding domain-containing protein; the encoded protein is MSLKVISQNLGLSIAAVSRALNGHSDISEETRRLIQAEAARIGYQPNTNAQRLKKGKSDAVGLVYPYASSLSNDYFFAMVGAIGHHLAASGVDLLLITDDRHDQGQSFMRLLDSRRIDALIVAHTLEHDPRLTLLQQKNLPFLALGRSQLPQPYAWFDFDNQQGACMATEHLIALGHRRIAMLSEDREQAFILQRRAGYRDALQRHGLSPDVGFRAVDATRRAGYRATLELLAQHSPPTAILTDGNIQGEGAVAALREAGRLTGPDAIALVIYDGLPDDSLNNIDATAVVQSTREEIGAQIARMTLALIAGEPAGSIQVLWQPVLRQGITTFPCTG